A stretch of DNA from Halobacillus litoralis:
GATCTACTCTATGCAAAATCATATTTTGAGAGGCTGCCGGAACTTGGAGATTTGGCACCAGAAGCGTTCAAAACTTTTGTAGCATTCGATAAAAAAGCGCTCGAACCAGGAAAGCTTAATGGGAAATTAAAGGAATTAATCGCTGTAGCGGTTGCTCATGTGACAGGATGCCCTTATTGCATCGATTTGCATGTGAAAAATGTGAAAAAGCAGGAAGCGACAAAAGAAGAAGTTTCAGAAGCAATCCTTGTAGCGACAGCGCTTAAAGCGGGTTCATCCATCGCACACAGTGTAAATGCGTTGAATACATACGATGAAAAAGGCGACGATGCTTTATACAAAGCCTCTTACTTCAGCCGTCTTAAAGAACTTTCCAACCTTCATAGAGATGCCTTTCATGCGTTTGTCGATTTTGATCAGCAATCCATGAAAGAGGGAGCGATTTCCGCTAAAGATAAAGAACTCATTGCCGTAGCTGTCGCCCATACAACAGGCTGTCCTTACTGCATCGATGTTCATACGAAAGGTGCGAAGAAGCAGGGAGCTTCTAAAGAGGAGGTAGCTGAAGCCATTTTTGTTGCCACGGCTTTAAAAGCAGGTTCGGCTCTAGCTCACAGTGTGAATGCTTTAAATTCCTACGATGATGAATAAAAAGAATGTGGGATAAGCAATGATAAGTTTCCAGAAACAGAGGCGATTCCTTAATCAAGGAATCGCCTCTATTACATATAAGTGAGCGGTGTATCGAAGTGGGGGGGAACACACTTTTTTTAAGATGAATGTTTCTAAATCCCTGGTTATTCCCGCTTATTAGACCTTCATTTACCAGTTTACTTCTAAAGCCGTTGTGATAACATATACATAAATAGAACAAGCGTTCGCATATATGTTAAGGGATGTGATTGTAAATGAATGGAGTATTGAGAAGGGCTTTAGAGGAGAAGCAAAAACTGGAATTCATCTATATGGCTGACGAAGGGAAGATCTCACAGAGGGTCATCCGTGTTGTATCCATCAAAGAGGAGACCGTCCTGGCTTATTGTTATACACGTAAGACTGTTCGGACATTCAAGCTTGCCAATATTTTGTCTGTAACTCCTTATAAAGAGAGCAAGCGGTATAAAAGGACCCCTTGAAATCAAGTCTTCAAAAAAGGAGTAAATGTCTGTGTGCTCTAATGGAGGTACATGATGAGAGATGCCAGCAACAAAATAAAGAAGTTATTTATATGAATATAGAAAAAGAACCACAGTAATAGTGGTTCTTTAGTCTCTCATGGATCCAGCTTCACGGGATGTCATGGCCCCAATACCTGCGCTTACATCCTTTTGAATTTCCTGCTTTACTTTTTGTGGGTCTGTCCCGGAATGACCTGGATCCACCACTGATTTAGGATTCCCTATACTTCCTTGTCCAACCTCAGTTCCTGCCTTTGTCTGTTTCTTTGCCACTACCAATCACCTCCATACTTGTAGGTTTAGCCATAACTCAAATATTAATCGGGTAATAGTCCTGATAAAAGTGCTTGCCCCACGCTTTGATTAAGAGTTAACGCGGTGGAAGTCATTTTTTTGAGGTTCTATTAGCCAAATAGAGGACACAAATCGAGCGTCTTGAACGTTTGGTTTGTGTCCTTTTAACTACATAAGGAAGGAATTGGGTTTATTATATCGAATTGAATTAAATTAATATAACCATTTCAAAGGAAGTGAAAAATGTCTTTACCATCAGGGTGCAGGTATTGGTATGCTGACGAAAAGGTAAATGCAGTCATGGATGAAAGTGAAGAGTATAGGTACCTTTTGAAATGTGAATGGGATGATCATAAAGAAGGGGTAACCTTTGTCATGTTAAACCCTAGTTATGCAGATACAAAGATCTGTGATCGTACGATAAATAGATGTGTGGGGTTCTCCAGGTCATGGGGTTATGGAAGAATGAATGTTGTGAATTTATTTGCCCTTAGATCGAAAAATCCAGAATACCTTAAAAGCCACCCCGATCCAATCGGAAACGAAAACGACCGTTACATTTTGGAAGCTGCTTATGATTCGGAATTATTAATTTTTGCATGGGGAGAAAACCATTGTTCCATAAAAAATAGGGATAAGGAAGTTCAAGTTATTTTATCTATGTATAAACCTCATTGTATTAAGAAAACAGCTAACGGGAAACATCCAAGACACCCTTTGTTTTTGAGAAGAGATTTATATCCAATTCCTTTTTAAAAGAAAGAATCCTTACCATATCAACAACAAACTCTTGAAGAGGCAGGTCGTTTCTAAAAAAAATAAAAAAACTTTCAAAATTATAGACACCTAACACACACTTCCTTCGATTATAGAATTGAGGAAGTGTTTTTTTATGCACAAATCCTCCATCTTTCCATAAGAATAGGAGAATCCAAATGAACTATATCAAAGCGATCAACGCCTTCTACGATCACCAGGAATTCAACCCTCTGACTTCTGCCGCCATCAACCTTTGGCACAGCCTCATGCATGTGAATAACAATTCCCGCTGGAAAAAAGAATTTACGGCTTCGATGACCGTCCTTTGTCTGAAGTCCAACTTGAGCGAGAGCAGCATTCGTAAAGCACGCAAGGAACTCGTGGAGAAAGGGTATGTGACGTTCACTTCGAGACCGGGCAACCAGGCTCCCATCTATCGGATCCTCCCTTTATATGAAGAAATGGACAGCGAGAGCGACAGTGTGGAGGAGACCAGTGGCGGCAAGTCGAACGGCAGTGATACCGGCAAGTCGAACACATTAAGTAAACAAAACGAAAAGAAAGAAAAAGAAGCAGTAGTAGAAACGACAGCTGAGAATCCCCACCATTTTTACGAAAACAATATCGGGACGTTGTCGCCGTTCATCGCAGAAAAAGTCACTCAGTGGTGTGAAGAGATGTCTGATGAACTCGTCATCCAATCGATGAAGCTTGCGGTGGAGAGCAACAAGCCTTTCTTCAGCTATTGTGAAGGCATTCTGAAACAGTGGCAGCAAGCGGGCGTGCGGACTTTGAGAGCAGCGGAACGAGCTCAGGAAACTCACAAGAAAAAGAGGACCACTT
This window harbors:
- a CDS encoding carboxymuconolactone decarboxylase family protein; the protein is MGNDLLYAKSYFERLPELGDLAPEAFKTFVAFDKKALEPGKLNGKLKELIAVAVAHVTGCPYCIDLHVKNVKKQEATKEEVSEAILVATALKAGSSIAHSVNALNTYDEKGDDALYKASYFSRLKELSNLHRDAFHAFVDFDQQSMKEGAISAKDKELIAVAVAHTTGCPYCIDVHTKGAKKQGASKEEVAEAIFVATALKAGSALAHSVNALNSYDDE
- a CDS encoding WYL domain-containing protein, giving the protein MNGVLRRALEEKQKLEFIYMADEGKISQRVIRVVSIKEETVLAYCYTRKTVRTFKLANILSVTPYKESKRYKRTP
- a CDS encoding DUF1643 domain-containing protein; this translates as MSLPSGCRYWYADEKVNAVMDESEEYRYLLKCEWDDHKEGVTFVMLNPSYADTKICDRTINRCVGFSRSWGYGRMNVVNLFALRSKNPEYLKSHPDPIGNENDRYILEAAYDSELLIFAWGENHCSIKNRDKEVQVILSMYKPHCIKKTANGKHPRHPLFLRRDLYPIPF
- a CDS encoding DnaD domain protein, encoding MNYIKAINAFYDHQEFNPLTSAAINLWHSLMHVNNNSRWKKEFTASMTVLCLKSNLSESSIRKARKELVEKGYVTFTSRPGNQAPIYRILPLYEEMDSESDSVEETSGGKSNGSDTGKSNTLSKQNEKKEKEAVVETTAENPHHFYENNIGTLSPFIAEKVTQWCEEMSDELVIQSMKLAVESNKPFFSYCEGILKQWQQAGVRTLRAAERAQETHKKKRTTSKHEKNKSVFNKLKEEVQV